A genomic stretch from Mycosarcoma maydis chromosome 3, whole genome shotgun sequence includes:
- a CDS encoding uncharacterized protein (related to UV-endonuclease UVE-1) — MVRRSTRASASTITSYAEPDLDTRIADPAKLAPLSKRARKTTKSASSKPVSSASTAGSSTRAISRKGVEQIVSQAELPPPTPPSSDSSELSSAGEDSKVLKAKRTRASKKEKVETPTHFETRVNVHGEEYQVELDEEGGPVRRDKNGRRLAKRKKKDIVYEIPDVPKRDFRLEGRPEKQQERSGGFQGELGYACLNTVLRWQDPPIFSSRTARIKTMDEQGPEYIKELGRLNARDIIPMILWNEENNIKFMRLSSEVFPFASHEKYGYSLKYAEKELRAAGDLAKQLGHRLTMHPGQFTQLGSNRPEVIEASIRDLTSHCEMLDLMGLGKDSVMIIHGGGTFGDRQATLDRMRVTYTTRLSQNVKDRLVLENDEMAWSAEELLPLCKELDIPMVFDFHHDLLRPSSRPPSELLPEIQAIWHKKGIRPKYHLSEPRPGATNLRERRAHSDRCGFLPPDLPADAHLMIEAKDKEQAVLELYRIYNLRPVKRDSLRPPAKDIGVKTSGRKSKLGGERLPREPRKGKAKQDPDKQRGVSEPSSPVKLNPESLTVAERAIAKSKQMAKRLGRAYTGPGADVGDDQGIKLAPPDPKFGEEGYVKTGEEVLRDMHAEADWVRAELKAGRERRPYGTEPGSGADADADNSDNADEDGFPADVGDLKPKKAGKKPDTTKPTAKTPALNAPQKKRAMAAMVDNAQEVVLAQGAPPLELIADHEKISAEAAGVKRRRKKSDM, encoded by the coding sequence ATGGTTCGACGAAGCACGCGTGCTTCGGCAAGCACCATAACAAGCTATGCTGAGCCTGACCTTGACACTCGCATAGCCGATCCTGCTAAGCTAGCTCCGCTATCCAAACGCGCCCGTAAAACCACAAAGAGTGCCTCTAGCAAGCCAGTTTCATCCGCTTCAACAGCTGGCTCTTCAACTCGGGCGATATCGCGCAAGGGAGTCGAACAGATCGTCAGTCAGGCAGAATTACCTCCCCCAACACCACCTAGCAGCGATTCATCCGAGCTTTCATCTGCCGGTGAAGATTCAAAAGTACTCAAAGCGAAACGCACAAGAGCTTCCAAGAAGGAAAAAGTAGAAACCCCCACCCACTTCGAAACGCGCGTCAACGTTCATGGCGAAGAGTatcaagtcgagctcgatgaggaAGGTGGTCCTGTCCGAAGAGACAAGAATGGACGTCGGCTAGCAAAACGTAAAAAGAAAGACATTGTTTACGAGATTCCAGACGTTCCTAAACGTGACTTCCGCTTGGAGGGACGACCGGAAAAGCAACAAGAGAGGAGCGGTGGCTTCCAAGGTGAGCTCGGTTATGCTTGTCTCAACACAGTCCTGCGATGGCAAGACCCACCCATCTTTTCCAGCCGTACTGCCCGTATCAAGACAATGGACGAACAGGGACCCGAGTATATCAAGGAATTGGGCCGTCTCAATGCGCGTGATATAATTCCCATGATCCTGTGGAACGAGGAAAACAACATCAAGTTCATGCGTCTCTCTTCCGAAGTGTTTCCCTTTGCATCGCACGAAAAGTACGGATACTCGCTCAAATACGCCGAAAAGGAACTGCGCGCAGCCGGTGACctggccaagcagcttggacaCCGTCTAACGATGCACCCAGGTCAGTTCACTCAGCTTGGAAGTAATCGCCCGGAGGTGATTGAAGCAAGCATTCGCGATCTTACCTCTCACTGTGAGATGCTCGACCTCATGGGCTTGGGCAAGGACAGCGTCATGATCATCCACGGAGGAGGCACCTTCGGCGATCGGCAGGCCACACTTGACCGCATGCGCGTCACCTATACCACGCGACTATCTCAAAATGTCAAGGATCGTCTGGTGCTCGAGAATGACGAAATGGCATGGAGCGCTGAAGAGCTCCTTCCACTTTGTAaagagctcgacatccCCATGGTCTTTGACTTTCACCATGATCTGCTTCGCCCTTCCTCACGTCCTCCATCTGAGCTTTTGCCCGAGATTCAAGCCATTTGGCACAAGAAGGGTATCCGACCCAAGTATCATCTTTCGGAGCCGCGACCAGGAGCGACTAACCTGCGAGAGCGTCGCGCTCACTCGGACCGCTGCGGCTTCCTTCCTCCCGACTTGCCAGCCGACGCGCATCTCATGATCGAAGCAAAGGACAAGGAGCAGGCCGTACTCGAGCTCTACCGAATCTACAATCTGCGTCCGGTGAAGCGCGATTCTTTGCGACCTCCAGCTAAAGACATTGGCGTCAAGACATCCGGACGTAagagcaagctcggcggTGAACGCCTCCCTCGCGAACCTCGCAAAGGtaaagcaaagcaagatCCTGACAAGCAACGCGGCGTATCAGAACCATCCTCGCctgtcaagctcaaccCTGAGAGTCTAACCGTCGCCGAACGCGCTATTGCAAAGTCCAAGCAAATGGCTAAACGTCTTGGTAGGGCCTACACTGGTCCCGGTGCCGACGTCGGTGATGACCAAGGCATCAAGCTGGCTCCGCCTGATCCCAAGTTCGGAGAAGAAGGCTATGTGAAGACGGGCGAAGAGGTGCTGCGCGATATGCATGCAGAAGCTGACTGGGTGCGAGCGGAGCTGAAGGCGGGAAGAGAAAGGCGGCCCTACGGGACCGAGCCAGGCAGCggcgcagatgcagatgctgacAATTCGGACAATGCTGATGAAGATGGGTTTCCTGCAGATGTTGGGGATCTCAAGCCGAAGAAAGCCGGAAAGAAGCCTGACACAACCAAGCCGACCGCCAAGACACCAGCACTGAATGCACCGCAGAAAAAGCGTGCAATGGCGGCTATGGTCGATAACGCTCAGGAGGTAGTACTAGCACAAGGTGCTCCGCCGCTTGAACTGATTGCTGATCACGAAAAGATTTCGGCGGAAGCGGCAGGAGTCAAGCGAAGGAGAAAGAAGAGCGATATGTAG
- a CDS encoding uncharacterized protein (related to Mannosyl-oligosaccharide alpha-1,2-mannosidase precursor) — translation MLAHTFTALLVGLLAVSSAVEAVRIQKPGLTQSQTSKTRAREIKAAYRTSYQAYLKYATGHDALLPLSNGFTDAFGGWGASVVDSLSTSFLMDHKDLYDQGVEFSKRIDFTKTSSDSISLFETNIRYLAGLISAYEIGGKKEPKLIDQAKVVGDHLITGWLDANPLPCNTLKWNNLAKPNTCESSGIAEAGTLILEMDRLSKYTGDAKYLRLAEKSMKAIAQSKGVFPGLFAQVYDPRTGKPKDDYVTWGGGSDSFFEYLIKYAYLIGDDQDVWIPTWVNSVASSIEHLVEHPEQTQASSLAYLSDYSASNGGNLPRWSHLGCFAGGNWILGAKMIGQASFEQYGQALTAACANTYSSSASGIGPESFVFIGQGNNTNGITIQNREFYRQHGFDFEVTQYILRPEVMESVFYAYRTTGDTKWQEIAWNAWTSIYKNCLVKQNGALAALANVNSTSPTKLDDSESFLYAETFKYLYLIFADPDKANLDRYVFNTEAHPFEVDQPRKAGYNAPKVNVRPLGTKKAQKEKADQTEQTEKTTVKDVPMPLFSGLPGFKSPIGGGGNTLGNVLGFGKRSASEVRKHAKGKKRQVEEGQ, via the coding sequence ATGTTGGCCCACACCTTCACTGCGCTCCTCGTCGGGCTACTCGCCGTCAGCTCAGCCGTCGAAGCAGTCAGGATCCAGAAACCCGGACTGACGCAATCGCAGACTTCCAAGACCCGCGCCAGAGAAATCAAGGCAGCTTACCGTACATCGTACCAAGCCTACCTCAAATATGCTACTGGCCacgatgcgcttctgccACTCAGCAACGGCTTCACGGACGCGTTTGGAGGCTGGGGAGCTAGTGTCGTTGATTCACTCAGCACATCTTTCCTGATGGACCACAAGGATCTGTACGATCAAGGCGTCGAGTTTTCAAAACGCATCGACTTCACGAAAACCTCTTCGGATTCCATCTCGCTCTTTGAGACCAACATTCGATATCTGGCCGGCCTCATCTCTGCCTACGAGATCGGCGGCAAGAAGGAACCAAAACTCATCGACCAGGCCAAAGTTGTAGGCGACCATCTGATCACCGGTTGGTTGGACGCCAATCCTTTGCCATGCAACACGCTCAAGTGGAACAATCTAGCAAAACCCAACACGTGCGAGTCGTCGGGAATCGCTGAAGCGGGGACGTTGATCCTGGAAATGGATCGGTTGAGCAAGTACACCGGTGATGCCAAGTATCTGCGTCTCGCAGAGAAGAGCATGAAGGCAATTGCGCAGTCCAAGGGCGTGTTTCCGGGCTTGTTCGCTCAGGTGTATGACCCGAGGACGGGGAAGCCAAAGGACGATTACGTGACATGGGGTGGCGGAAGCGATTCGTTTTTCGAGTATCTGATCAAGTACGCGTATCTGATTGGTGACGATCAGGACGTCTGGATTCCCACTTGGGTCAACAGtgtcgcttcgagcatcgagcacCTTGTGGAACATCCGGAGCAGACGCAGGCGAGCTCGTTGGCGTACCTTAGCGATTACTCGGCATCGAACGGTGGCAACCTTCCGCGATGGTCACACTTGGGGTGCTTTGCTGGAGGCAACTGGATTTTGGGCGCAAAGATGATCGGACAAGCTTCGTTTGAACAGTACGGCCAAGCGTTGACGGCTGCTTGTGCCAACACGTACAGCTCGAGTGCGTCAGGCATTGGACCGGAGAGCTTTGTGTTCATCGGACAGGGCAACAATACGAACGGTATCACGATCCAGAATCGGGAGTTCTACCGTCAGCACGGATTCGATTTTGAAGTGACGCAGTACATCCTGCGCCCGGAAGTGATGGAGTCAGTTTTCTACGCTTACCGCACCACCGGAGATACCAAGTGGCAAGAGATTGCGTGGAACGCCTGGACGTCGATCTACAAGAACTGCCTCGTCAAGCAAAACGGTGCGTTGGCTGCGTTGGCCAATGTCAACTCGACAAGCCCGACAAAGTTGGATGATTCCGAATCGTTTCTGTACGCGGAAACGTTCAAGTATCTCTACTTGATCTTTGCCGACCCAGACAAGGCGAATTTGGACAGGTATGTGTTCAACACGGAAGCGCATCCGTTCGAGGTCGATCAGCCGCGTAAAGCGGGGTACAACGCTCCAAAAGTGAATGTGAGGCCGTTGGGCACGAAGAAGGCGCAGAAGGAAAAGGCGGATCAAACGGAGCAGACGGAGAAGACGACGGTGAAGGATGTGCCGATGCCCTTGTTTTCGGGGTTGCCCGGGTTCAAGTCGCCCATCGGGGGAGGAGGAAACACGTTGGGTAACGTGTTGGGCTTTGGAAAGAGATCGGCTAGTGAAGTGAGAAAGCATGCCAAAGGCAAAAAGAGGCAGGTTGAAGAGGGGCAGTAG
- a CDS encoding uncharacterized protein (related to protein involved in intramitochondrial protein sorting), which yields MPKTFEQEQRFSYPWHETANAVWNKYPNPHAEHVVSVDVLSQSIDPTSGSLRTERIIGVRQGAPGWLKRIVGASDDTYVREVVMVNPLTKSFQMSSTNLSLSDYMLVKEYITYLPSPIPEETVFRQVAHITCTNFFSGLLSSAGRKVEEWSYTRFNDNAAKGRDGLQSVLQSLYRSASTSPT from the exons ATGCCAAAGACgttcgagcaagagcaacgcTTCTCATACCCGTGGCACGAGACAGCCAATG CGGTGTGGAACAAGTATCCTAACCCACACGCTGAGCATGTGGTATCTGTAGATGTGCTCTCGCAATCCATCGATCCGACCTCTGGATCGCTCCGCACCGAACGAATCATCGGTGTTCGCCAAGGCGCTCCCGGCTGGTtgaagcgcatcgtcggTGCAAGCGATGACACCTACGTTCGAGAAGTGGTCATGGTCAATCCGCTCACAAAATCCTTCCAGATGTCGAGCACAAACCTCAGCCTGAGCGACTATATGCTCGTAAAGGAGTATATTACCTATCTGCCCTCACCAATCCCAGAAGAAACTGTGTTTAGGCAGGTGGCGCACATCACATGTACAAATTTCTTCAGTGGCCTGTTGTCGTCAGCAGGTAGGAAGGTCGAAGAATGGTCCTACACCCGATTCAACGATAATGCAGCCAAAGGCAGAGACGGCCTGCAAAGCGTCTTGCAGTCTCTGTACCGCTCAGCCTCAACGAGCCCAACATGA
- a CDS encoding uncharacterized protein (related to FMP25 - mitochondrial inner membrane protein involved in assembly of cytochrome bc1 complex): MVVLVTVARAASVRSGAAMKLASRTLCHQTSSSVRAYSTSSGFKITAARITANGSASQRPTRNGARYSAAAAAAAITVVALTTWRATSSPLHNEAPAQSVAFNDDITPTTMSQQDQMRQRAKLQGVFAWGSNRYNVVAPDAPQVTLIRSPRSIPFFDGVALRDINLQEKHGVAVDANGDIYQWGLGFFDPSVREMTAVEDVPLGRRREKTGANQNAPLGSTASLVLNPVKTLTGKKIVKVEATEEKVYALSKDGHVYVFSAVQQLQAKPKYPGWSPNPLKLFNAFASATIDHEVLQPAPSVRWGSTEKAVDIVAGNHHLLTISNKGRTFATPIGEEGNAFGQLGTRRVWLNSPKTPDSKAGYIETLLEPRVFAELEENHGGRPIATLVPSGWLPAPSSETNRTSKPKAIDEAVFETSTNPAPPPKPLTEPSGSIRWCTTLHEIPALRNINVVQIAAGSEHSLARTYDGRVLSWGRHTHGQCGLGPSFSMECVPVPTEVVLSRSFPNSSADVRASSIAAGADNSFFMTTRREPSSVGNGLKIDLLASGKGQWGTIGNAMWSQVVSQPSRVKTVSGLMEFSEATGMTHPVPIHSISIGKPGHAALVLDTVESAGHLAFGRDVMVWGANAGFQLGLSKRSNLAVPQHLKPLPALTSTVGGSIISEQDGLVVNPAKTAAFAATTLPTVDPKLREADINSGALTHMPHNRLQLASKTKADTHLPPTILPKDQLAAPATPSAVQTGKVKKGLMLEESIKAGTVSTVVYWKILQ, translated from the coding sequence ATGGTAGTACTTGTCACTGTcgcacgagcagcttcgGTCCGATCAGGCGCTGCTATGAAGCTCGCATCAAGGACCCTGTGCCATCAAACATCTTCGTCCGTGCGAGCATACTCGACGTCTTCTGGATTCAAGATCACCGCCGCTCGCATCACAGCGAACGGAAGCGCCTCTCAAAGACCTACTCGAAATGGCGCTCGGTactctgctgctgctgctgcggcagcCATCACTGTCGTGGCTCTGACTACATGGCGCGCTACCTCCTCACCGTTGCACAATGAGGCACCTGCTCAGTCTGTAGCCTTCAACGACGATATTACACCCACCACGATGTCACAACAAGATCAGATGCGACAGCGCGCAAAGCTTCAAGGTGTCTTTGCCTGGGGTTCCAATCGGTACAATGTCGTTGCGCCCGATGCTCCTCAGGTGACGCTAATCCGCTCACCGAGGTCCATTCCCTTTTTTGACGGCGTCGCGCTGCGAGATATCAACCTGCAAGAAAAACATGGAGTAGCAGTAGATGCCAATGGTGATATCTATCAATGGGGTCTCGGATTCTTCGACCCTTCCGTACGTGAAATGACCGCGGTTGAGGATGTTCCACTCGGTCGTCGCCGCGAAAAGACTGGTGCTAACCAAAATGCTCCGCTTGGCAGCACCGCTAGCTTGGTTCTCAATCCAGTCAAAACTCTTACCGGCAAGAAAATTGTCAAGGTTGAAGCCACGGAGGAAAAGGTGTACGCGCTGTCCAAGGACGGTCATGTCTACGTCTTTTCAGcggtgcagcagcttcagGCAAAACCAAAATACCCTGGCTGGTCGCCCAACCCACTTAAGCTTTTCAACGCCTTTGCTAGCGCCACCATCGATCACGAAGTGCTTCAGCCTGCTCCTTCTGTTCGCTGGGGTAGCACGGAAAAAGCGGTTGACATTGTAGCTGGAAACCACCACCTACTGACCATCTCTAACAAGGGTCGCACGTTTGCGACACCCATTGGCGAAGAGGGTAATGCCTTTGGTCAGCTCGGTACCCGACGGGTCTGGCTCAATTCTCCAAAGACTCCAGACAGTAAGGCGGGCTATATCGAGACGCTTCTCGAGCCACGCGTCTTTGCGGAGCTCGAGGAGAACCACGGCGGACGCCCCATTGCGACTCTCGTTCCGTCAGGCTGGCTGCCTGCTCCATCGTCAGAGACCAACCGCACCTCCAAGCCCAAAGCCATCGACGAAGCTGTGTTCGAAACTAGCACCAACCCAGCACCGCCTCCTAAGCCACTCACCGAGCCATCTGGTAGCATTAGATGGTGCACGACGCTCCACGAGATTCCTGCCCTGCGCAATATCAATGTGGTTCAGATCGCTGCGGGAAGTGAGCACTCGCTAGCTCGTACCTACGACGGTCGCGTGCTTTCATGGGGCCGCCATACACATGGTCAGTGCGGACTGGGTCCTAGCTTCAGCATGGAATGCGTGCCCGTCCCGACTGAGGTGGTGCTCAGTCGATCGTTCCCCAACAGCTCAGCCGATGTGCgggcgagctcgatcgcagcAGGTGCCGACAACTCGTTCTTCATGACGACACGCCGCGAGCCCAGCAGTGTCGGAAATGGACTCAAGATTGACCTGCTTGCTTCGGGCAAAGGTCAGTGGGGTACGATTGGGAATGCGATGTGGAGTCAAGTAGTATCACAACCTTCTCGCGTCAAGACGGTCTCGGGGTTGATGGAATTTTCCGAGGCAACTGGCATGACGCACCCCGTTCCTATTCACAGTATCAGTATCGGAAAGCCCGGTCACGCCGCTCTCGTGTTGGACACGGTCGAATCAGCTGGTCACCTCGCTTTTGGCAGAGACGTGATGGTGTGGGGCGCCAACGCTGGATTCCAACTCGGTCTTAGCAAGCGATCCAACCTGGCCGTGCCACAGCATCTCAAACCACTACCTGCGCTGACCTCCACAGTGGGTGGCAGCATCATTTCGGAACAGGACGGTCTTGTCGTCAACCCGGCAAAGACAGCCGCTTTCGCCGCGACCACCTTGCCGACAGTGGACCCGAAGCTGCGAGAAGCAGACATCAACTCGGGCGCACTCACGCATATGCCGCACAACCGACTGCAGCTCGCGTCCAAGACCAAAGCTGATACGCATCTTCCACCTACCATATTGCCCAAGGATCAGCTGGCGGCACCTGCAACCCCATCAGCGGTGCAGACGGGTAAAGTGAAGAAGGGTTTGATGCTCGAGGAGAGTATCAAGGCGGGCACCGTATCGACTGTTGTGTATTGGAAGATTCTCCAGTGA
- a CDS encoding putative invertase (sucrose hydrolyzing enzyme): MKSILVGAALATFATFVSAAPSTIDPFDFREADLVYPRMNYDSAQHDARALGKGQCLNSNGSSLAGYQPALYTEPVRPQIHFSPTVNFMNDPNGLVYSNGKWHLFYQYNPTENVAGNQHWGHAVSTDLYHWENLPIAIAPEKEGEGIFSGNAVIDFENTSGFFNESTPKDQRIVAFYTLNTPTSQTQHLAYSSDGVHFTKYPEAVISRNQTQFRDPKAFWDEKSSRWIVALALSQEFGIVFYSSPNLKDWTEVSRFQSSGILGYQYECPDLFQVPIEGGPDDGKMMYVLAISINPGALVGGSFVQYWVGDWDGSKFTPRDNAVRTMDFSKDFYAFSSWNNSPGKKAYAIAWANNWQYTNQVPTSPFRSIQSLPRELTLKYYRPTPQFGDLILNNKPANLSALRSKTLYKSDNGNSATNKTVHLKGKGAFDITATFKLPASSKITYNTIASFEIFAGDGKQSVKTGIQMGEPAVAYIDRRGAGPSFAAENPFFTDKTSGIVRYAANYTSASDGGSDQYVLGPLPTSAYLDTAGKDQYIKLQAVVDRSVIEVFVNDGELAGTSVFYFDNDEIPAKVTVSIGDNQIKLVDLEVTALDSIWSKCNK, encoded by the coding sequence ATGAAGTCCATCTTGGTTGGTGCCGCGCTGGCGACTTTCGCCACGTTTGTCTCGGCCGCTCCCTCGACTATCGACCCTTTCGACTTTCGGGAGGCCGACCTCGTCTACCCTAGAATGAATTATGACTCAGCTCAGCACGATGCCAGAGCTCTCGGCAAAGGACAGTGCCTCAATTCGAACGGCAGCTCGCTAGCCGGCTACCAGCCGGCTCTCTACACCGAGCCTGTCCGGCCTCAGATCCACTTTTCACCCACGGTCAACTTCATGAACGATCCCAACGGTCTCGTCTACAGCAATGGAAAGTGGCACCTCTTTTATCAGTACAATCCCACCGAAAACGTTGCCGGCAACCAGCACTGGGGTCATGCCGTCTCGACCGACCTGTACCACTGGGAGAATTTGcccatcgccatcgctcCTGAAAAGGAGGGCGAGGGAATCTTTAGTGGTAATGCAGTCATCGACTTTGAAAACACCAGTGGCTTTTTCAACGAGTCGACACCCAAGGATCAGCGCATCGTGGCCTTTTATACGCTCAACACGCCAACTTCGCAGACGCAGCACCTCGCCTACTCGTCGGACGGTGTCCACTTTACCAAGTATCCCGAAGCCGTCATCTCGCGCAACCAAACCCAGTTCCGTGACCCCAAGGCCTTTTGGGACGAAAAGTCGTCGCGTTGGATTGTTGCCCTGGCGCTCTCGCAGGAGTTTGGCATAGTCTTCTACTCCTCGCCTAACCTGAAGGATTGGACCGAGGTGAGCCGCTTCCAGTCGTCCGGTATCCTCGGCTACCAGTACGAATGTCCCGACCTCTTCCAGGTGCCGATCGAGGGAGGGCCCGATGACGGCAAGATGATGTACGTTTtggccatctcgatcaATCCTGGTGCTCTCGTGGGCGGATCTTTCGTACAATACTGGGTTGGCGACTGGGATGGCTCCAAGTTCACCCCTCGCGACAATGCTGTAAGGACTATGGACTTTAGTAAGGATTTCTATGCTTTCAGCAGCTGGAACAACAGCCCTGGAAAGAAGGCCTATGCCATTGCCTGGGCTAACAACTGGCAGTACACCAACCAGGTGCCCACTTCGCCCTTCCGTTCGATCCAGAGTCTGCCGCGTGAGCTTACGCTCAAGTACTATCGCCCGACTCCCCAATTTGGCGACCTGATCCTGAACAACAAGCCGGCCAACCTGTCTGCCCTCCGAAGCAAGACCCTGTACAAATCTGACAATGGCAACAGCGCAACCAACAAGACTGTTCACCTCAAGGGCAAGGGCGCGTTCGACATCACGGCAACGTTCAAGCTGCctgccagcagcaagatcaCTTACAACACGATCGCCTCGTTTGAGATTTTTGCTggcgatggcaagcagaGCGTCAAGACGGGTATCCAGATGGGCGAGCCTGCTGTTGCCTACATCGACCGTCGAGGTGCTGGTCCCTCGTTTGCCGCTGAGAACCCGTTCTTCACCGACAAGACCTCGGGTATTGTCCGCTACGCTGCCAACTACACCTCTGCATCCGATGGCGGGTCTGACCAGTACGTTCTCGGACCTCTCCCGACATCGGCCTATCTCGACACTGCTGGCAAGGATCAGTACATCAAGCTGCAGGCCGTTGTCGACAGGTCAGTGATCGAGGTGTTTGTCAACGACGGTGAACTGGCCGGCACCTCGGTGTTCTACTTTGACAACGACGAGATTCCTGCCAAGGTGACTGTTTCGATTGGTGACAACCAGATCAAGCTGGTCGATCTCGAGGTCACTGCACTTGACTCGATTTGGTCCAAGTGCAACAAGTGA
- a CDS encoding uncharacterized protein (related to cytochrome-c peroxidase precursor): MSKLGDYAAVKKDILAVLKQPEYDDGSAGPVLVRLAWHASGTYCARTDTGGSNGAGMRYEAEGGDPANAGLQHARVFLEPIKEKHSWITYADLWTLAGVVAIEAMGGPSIQWKPGRTDFADDSRLPPRGRLPDGAQGADHLRFIFNRMGFNDQEIVALSGAHNLGRCHSDRSGFEGPWVNSPTRFSNQYYKLLLKLKWQPKKWDGPFQYVAKAPGADDDDEQLMMLPTDYALIQDEKMRPWVEKYAEDRDAFFNDFAKVFAKLIELGVYRDESGIARADKMKQFKGEYKSAPQKSPVPGAPGAGKDGEANPLARQNERAHGQAQHALAKL, translated from the coding sequence ATGTCGAAGCTGGGTGACTACGCCGCCGTCAAGAAAGACATTCTTGCTGTGCTTAAGCAGCCCGAGTACGATGACGGCTCCGCTGGTCCCGTTCTCGTCCGCCTTGCATGGCATGCAAGTGGCACTTACTGTGCGCGCACCGACACAGGTGGATCCAACGGCGCTGGCATGCGCTACGAAGCAGAAGGTGGTGATCCAGCCAACGCCGGTCTTCAGCATGCCCGCGTCTTCCTGGAACCCATCAAGGAGAAGCACTCTTGGATTACCTACGCCGATCTCTGGACGCTTGCTGGTGTAGTTGCTATCGAGGCGATGGGCGGTCCTTCGATTCAATGGAAGCCTGGACGCACCGATTTTGCCGACGACTCTCGCTTGCCACCCCGCGGTCGTCTGCCCGACGGCGCTCAGGGTGCCGACCACCTCCGATTTATTTTCAACCGCATGGGCTTCAACGACCAGGAGATTGTTGCCCTCTCTGGCGCACACAACCTTGGCCGATGCCATTCTGACCGTTCCGGCTTTGAGGGTCCCTGGGTCAACTCGCCAACCCGTTTCTCGAACCAATACTacaagctgctgctcaagctcaagtgGCAACCAAAGAAGTGGGATGGGCCCTTCCAGTACGTTGCCAAGGCACCGGGagctgacgacgacgacgaacaGCTCATGATGCTCCCCACCGACTACGCGCTCATCCAGGACGAAAAGATGCGCCCTTGGGTTGAAAAGTACGCAGAGGACCGAGATGCCTTTTTCAACGATTTTGCTAAAGTGTTCGCTAAGCTCATCGAGTTGGGCGTTTACCGCGATGAGTCGGGCATCGCGAGAGCAGACAAGATGAAACAGTTCAAGGGAGAGTACAAGTCAGCTCCGCAAAAGTCGCCTGTTCCGGGCGCACCGGGGGCAGGCAAGGACGGAGAGGCCAACCCGCTGGCACGTCAAAATGAAAGGGCTCACGGACAGGCGCAGCACGCCCTCGCCAAGCTTTAA